The following proteins are co-located in the Microbacterium sp. SORGH_AS_0888 genome:
- a CDS encoding MarR family winged helix-turn-helix transcriptional regulator, with translation MTTDLELLGRTIKQAQYRNHRAMDIALRDVGVTLVQWDALRAIERMPGASGHALAAATFQSDQAFGTLAQRMHARGLIVRSAGHGRRIDHSLTDAGHDALAAGRRIVATVLDTLFAPLDEPERALLARILTAVVGDETAP, from the coding sequence ATGACGACGGACCTCGAACTGCTCGGCCGCACGATCAAGCAGGCGCAGTACCGCAACCATCGAGCGATGGACATCGCCCTCCGCGATGTCGGGGTGACGCTCGTTCAGTGGGACGCGCTCCGCGCGATCGAACGGATGCCCGGCGCGTCCGGACACGCACTGGCCGCGGCGACCTTCCAGAGCGACCAGGCATTCGGCACACTCGCGCAGCGGATGCACGCCCGCGGGTTGATCGTGCGCTCCGCGGGACACGGGCGCCGCATCGACCACTCGCTCACGGATGCGGGGCACGACGCTCTCGCGGCGGGACGCCGGATAGTCGCCACCGTGCTCGACACGCTCTTCGCCCCACTCGACGAGCCCGAACGCGCCCTGCTCGCCCGGATCCTCACTGCCGTGGTCGGCGACGAGACGGCACCGTGA